Below is a genomic region from Micropterus dolomieu isolate WLL.071019.BEF.003 ecotype Adirondacks linkage group LG08, ASM2129224v1, whole genome shotgun sequence.
CTACAGTTCATCTTTGTGCTGTTAGTCTTATTAACATACATACAACATTTTAGGTTGGATCTTCCTTTTAAGCTATGAACCTATTGGACGTTTGTGGAAGAGAATAATGGCCCCACAGATGTTTGGaggcacaaacacaacacattatgagcacacacacacacacacacacacacacatactcacacacacaaagagaggtCTGTGCCACCAGCAACTGCATGAATATGACTAATCTCCAGTTTGAAATCAAACTGACAATAAAAGACAATCTGTCCTCTCCAGAATAATGCCCAGTAGCACAAGTATTAAGGATGGTTGATGGGATAAGACCATGACTAATAACTCTGCATCTGATCCAAGGGTGGATAGCCAAAGGGGTACCTAGGCAGCCAGTGGTTGTGTTGTAAGCTGAATACTTTGTTCAGCTTGTCCTTTTCCATAGGGTTGAGCTAAGTTATCTGACAGTAATCTGCTCACATATTGTCTCTCAACAAGATAGACAATTAGTTCAGCTTCCCAATGCAGCAATGGTGGGCTGTAACTCCACCTGCACCATGAGATTTCACTTGTCTTCATTTGGCTGACTGTTACATTAGCAGTGTTTTTGGTCCAGATGATTGAGTTGTTATTAAAAGACATCCATCGTGTCTTTTTAACACCCTGCAAAAGCCTGACAGGATGTGGTGTCAGTGACATGTGCGCCATAATCAGGCTTCAGGCCGAAGCCATTCAATGTGCAGTGGATCAGTTGGCTACATGTCTGAGACTGTGTGTACCAATCAATCAATTTATGAAGACGAAGATATATATCATGAGAGATTGAACCCATCCTATCCTCACTTTCACCGtccccacagacacacacacacacacatacacagactgagcacagcaacaagacacaagttGGTTATCCTGCATTAGCAAGCTCTCTTTCCAAGCAGAATTTTTTCAAGGCAGACCGGTGCTCTGGGCTTGAAATATTGGCAGTTTGTTCACTGAAGGGCCAGAGAGCACTGAAGAATTGATgttgttttgaaggcaaagagaaaatattgatttgatttagatttttcttctgttcactcactttgcattttcaATTGATTGATTTCAATTGATCAATGTAATCTATTTGTATGTCCCTTTGAAATCATTCTTACtatacagcattttttcacacCTGTCACGTGTCTTCCATGCAGgtacaactctctgcttctccaaactggggacaTGCTGACCACCATCTACTGCAGGTTATACTGACTGTGGATAAGTACCTGGTATACTGTAGCTCCACTTCAAAAAACTCAAACTATCCCGACAAATTTAAGGTACATGtttttgagtatttccattttatgcaacaTTAGAGtcctactccactacatctaaGAGGCAAATACTAGTACTTTAACTGCACCAtatttgtctgactggtttagTCCAGTCCAGTGAAAACAATAAATCTCTAAAATCTCTAATCactaaaaacaaatttttgttATAAACTGAAGGATCAAGTGTTCCTTTATGAGATGATAAGATTTTACTACTTCTTAagttaaataaactgtttaaaaaaaacttggatTAGCTGGGAAATAACTGTCACAAAGCTGTAAACAGCTATATCTTTgagctcatgaaaagttgactttttagagatacatggttctcacaggacagcgacAAACGTATGATGATCTTATAGAACATGATGTGTCACCGTCGATGAAACTAccaaacagtatataaagtagtaaaacatCATATATAATAGAAAAATACTGACAAGGACCATTATACTGCATAAtgagtacatttacttttgatacttagaataaattttgttgataatatttacatattaacttttacttgtagtggagtattttcacagtgtggtattattaaagaatctgaatacttctttcaccactgaTTTATAGTGTATTACAAATAGATACTGCACATGAATGcataacattatttattatatccTTACGTATATTATACTTATTCATATTTGTGCCCATAGTTCACACATTACACACTGGAGTTTCACTACTGGACATCTTTAGCACATATATTAGCACAATTTacataaattatttattctAATGTATTGCAATAATGTTTTATCTTCTTTCATTCAAAGAGTTGTATCTTCTTAGCCTGTCTCTATATGCTGCTGTAACATGTAAATCTTATCTATCGTATAGGatgctgttctgtttttgtaatgaacaaataataaataaaacaaattctgCTGTTTTTAGGATAAAGAATTAAGTTGTTTTAAACCAACATTAAAACCAAATGCTGCTATATGAAACAGTAATGAAGATCCACAGTTGCTTTGCTGCATTACTAAAAGAGCAAATGAGTTAAACAGTATTTAACAGCTTTAATGTGGTACATTATTTTGTTCTTCAATAAAGCGTTCCCTGAAATGCTTATGAGATAAGCAGACCATGTCTAATTAGCTTATCACCAACAGCCTGTATAAGTCAAGATGGATCTAGTCAGGTAGATTACtgtgatttttaaaattttttctttctcattttcttcttgTGCATTTTATGTTCTAGATGGAGAAAAATTGAAATTGCTTTCAAAGTCTCTCTATCATTGTTAGTGTACTTTACTTTGTCTGGTTCAGACAAAATGAAAGTGCAATTTTATTCTTCTCTGAAATTAAATGCGTAGCAAAATGAGATTTGTAGCTGGTTCTTTTCAGCAGTGTAACCCCAACAAGATCGTGACCCATTGTTGGCAGAGAGAGTGAAAATAGTGGGATAGTCTTTGCTTTGTCTCTGGCCTCCCGGTGTGTGCTCAGGCCTGTGAATAGTGTATGATATAGAGTGAGTGTTTTGGAGGAGGGAGAAAGCTGTTCCACCATCAACTACCAAGCTCTGTTGTGAGCTTGATCAGATGAGTCCGTTCTGTCATTGACAATCTGTTTTATGTAACAATTCCCATATTCAGTAATCGTTCCAGGACTAACAAACTGTTTCTCAGATTACTCAGAATACACTactgccaggtgtgtgtgtgcgcctgtgtTGCTTTCATTCTCCACATTTCTGACTCTCACAGCTGCTGAAGATAGCCATTTTGGATCTACGATTATTTTTAGATTCAGGAGATATATTTTGCTGTGTTAGGTAACACAGACAAAGAATGAAGGTGCAGACAGAGGGTACAGAGGGAGGCTTTAACACCAGCATGCTAAAATATTcgcaatgacaatgctaacatgttgatgttttgttAACCCTTTTTACCATATTAGTTAAGcgtgtttgcatgctaacattggcTAATTAGGGCAAAATACAATGTACAGCAGtggttaataataatataattggAATATAATTAGTGGGTAAACCAAAATATTGCCTGATGACAGCACTAGATGAAACGTTGAGGGAAGTTATTACGATTCagcctgaggggaacatgaatgtctgcactATATTATTTCagggcaatccatccaatagttgtccagttgtttcagtaaataaaactaaaatgtcaatctaatgatggaaataaaaaaatcaggggatcaccaacATTAGAAAACAAGAACATCTTCACAAGCttttatggcaatccatcctatagttgttgagatgtttcagactggaccaaagtggtgaatCAACTGACCAACAGACAAATCTGATAAATCTAATATAAGGTAGAAAACTGACGTCATCCACCATCAGAGTTTATTAACTGGTAATCAGTCAATTGTGAGGCCAATTTTATACACAGAAAGAAACAATGAACTGAGTAGACCATAGAGTGTTTTAGAGTGTGAAAATGATTAATCTATAGCAGCacatattttacttattttatgtCAAACTCACGCCCCTGTTTTTAAAGCAGTACCACAAACATTTCTATctatttacattatatactatAGTACTTAATACCCTGTCTTAAGCTCTGTTCCAATAGCATGTGTTTCCCTAAACACACAGAGGCCAGAGAGCGTGCCCACTGGCATGCATAACTGGGTTCTTCCTGTGGAGGATTGGCATTAAAATGCAGACTGCTCCTCATGCTAGTGCCCCCAAGATATCACGCCAATTATTTGTCTCTGTGGGAGAAACCTATTTGCGGAAGATCTTCTTAAAATAAGAGTAGGAAGCCACAGCTGCTATTACATCCTTTCTGGTCCCTGACTGGACAGTTTACGCGGGCGCGTGTCACCTCTCGCTGTGACCCTGCAGGGCCATCTAACTATGGCTGTGGAAAGGTAGTGACGTTGCAGTCACTGTACTAGCGCAGACTTTTGGCTCTGTTCACACCCCTGCAGAGAGAGTTCAGTCCCACTGTGCATCTCTGCATCTCCATTTTAGTGAGTTAACAGATCTGTACAACTTGCCCACAGCTCCGTCAAACTCTGTCAaacatcacacatacacacaaggaCCCACACATAATGTCACAAATCACAATCAGCAAGACAATTATTCTCGTTGTATCAGTTAAATCATGATACCAAAACGTAAAAGACACTATGTTGCAGGTGCATGCTCTGGTTTATCTTCAGTGCTTTAATTTTCCATCTCTTTTCAAGAcctttgatttttaaaacaacattcaCTTGCTAATTAGGTGACTAATTGGATACCCCTCTCTCTGGCTCTGAGTGTGTCATCAGTTTTCACACTGTAATGCATTTGCTAATATGCGTAGACAATTTACAGCCGAAGAGAATAAATTGGATTTAGTCTCCCTTTTTTATCATTGTATGCAATAGTGTCCACCATATAATATTGTACTAGCGTCACATTTGCAGCAAATATGTGCTATTAGTGTAGTTAAAAGCTCACCATCGAAACACTTTGCAGTTTggccaaaacaaaaaagtgtttcCAGATGTGAATCCACACACTACATCTGGGTGAATGTAACATTGTGAGCATTAAACACGCTGGTAATGCATGGAGGCAGTGGGATGTCAGGGGCAGCTGACAAGAGGATGTTAGGTGGGCGAGTGGCATTTCATCATACAATCCATGTACAGTAATCAATGACCACTCACCGGTGGAGGGAAGAGGGAcaggagagagagtgaaagtgCCAGTGGGCATGTCAGATAAAAGCGCTGAAGGAGAAAAACTAGGGTACAGAGGGAGGCTGCATTGAATTTGGTATAGGGGGGTATGAAGGGAGAAAAGTAAGGACGTGTAAAAGAGCACAAAATTGTGGGAGAGATGCAGAGATTAGAGTAAGCAGATGATTATGTAAGCAATTGCTTGACGAGGGGGGAAATACACATAAAAGGCCAGGGAGACTATGCTGATTGGAAAAGCTGAAGAGCTTGCACCTCCTCTCTTCTGTATAATCCATCTCTCAGCGATCGCTCTTCAGATCAAAGACACAGGCACTTTTACCCTAATTAACAAGAAACAcgtgttttttgtctttcacttaatgtgtttttcatgtatttacCCTTCAATGTTCTTTTAGGAAGAACTAATGCAGTGCACGCAGTATGtatgcgggggggggggggcttacagtaaatgttttacTTGTTGCTGGAGCGTGACGGTCTCTGGTTGGGGCAAATCTGGTCAGCTATGTTTCTATTTTAAAAACACCACCAGCCTTGTAAGCCTGGCACCATTCAGGCAGCATTGCAGATGGCTTTGTAAAACCAGCTCCAACATCGACTGCCTGGATTCAtgtttggtggtggtggtggtggtggggggggggggggtgctgaGAAAAACTGCTTTTATAATAGTTGAGCTCTATTTCTTTCAGTGTGAAGGCAATTTATGAATTGATTGAAATGATTTTGAATCCATGAAACTGAGCCAGACATGATTCATGAGTCATGCATGTAAACAACAGTGTGTGACCCACGCTGTATAGGACATCAGCTCCGATAGAGAATTGGATTTATAAAGAATTAACGATTCAAGGGAATAGAAGATTGGTTACAGACAATAGCAAGCCATTCTGACCATTGACTAATTGTATTGTGGGTGCTTTGATGTGCACCAGATTAATGAACATGTGCCGGATGAGTTCAGGCAGAATACTCTGTCAACCAGACCATGAACACATGGTTATAGGGCTATACTGTTCCATTTTAACTATCTCCTCCGCTCTCCCTGCTTATATGGCACTCTCATTTAATAACATCACGAGTCTGAGGTTTTAACTGTACAATCCAAGGCTTTGATTCTTCTATTCtaattcaaaataaacactAGCAGACAATTAAGATCCCCATTTATCCCATCAATCatgtgacaaacaaacaaaggaacAGCTTTGCAGAAAACAAGGCAATCCATCATGAAGCGGAAAGTCATCAATCATATTCTTTGTatgtaaagaaaacacaaacaataatgCAAAGGTTCATTATTTTCAGGTCAAGAGGTGAATTCCTGAAGTGTTCCCCTTAGGCTACGTTGATACTGTATCAGCAGTTCCACTTTTAAATCACTATGTCAAGTTTTTCAAAAAGGCTTTGAGGTACAAACGTCAGAGCAAtattcagttttatatttaaaatactctGGTGGATATGTCCCTGGATTCTATTAAAATCAACTTATCATTTACAGCAAAGGCCAATTTTACAGCCATGTTGAGCAGCATGTGATCCTGAATAGCCTTATTACAGCTATCCTGCTTTGTAACTAAAACAGAGCTCTCACAATTGCTAGCCAATTGTCTAAAATTGTCTATTTAGAGATGCTGACTCATTCAACAAAATAGCTCTGGGAGTGAAGACTAGTTTTACATCTTTAACTGGGTGAAATGCCTTTTTTGGTAGAGCTGTGGTTAGTGCAAATTGTTCAGTACATTTCAATTCAGAAAAGGTCAGGCCACCTCAGTCAACAGTCCACCTGTAAATGATTTTCATTTGAGCAATGCTAGAAAGGATGTAGGATTTAAAAGAGGACTGCAACCAGACTCCTGACACAGAGATATTGTGCCATCTGTTGGATTTACAGGTAACTGCAGCAGGACGGAGCTTCAGAGGACAGCATCAAAATTCTCTTCATCtaaccctttttatatacagtctatgatctaACCTCCttcaaaatctaaaaagtaAAGAGGACTTGATCTGGTAAATTTTTAATGCTAAGAATAGCATTGCTAGTTAAAGCttctttatatactgttgggtagtttaagaCAACAATGCACCATATTCTATAAGATCATCATCGTTCATATTTGCCACATTAACAGACTGTCGTCTTAAGACATTTAAATTTGCTGTAAAAACAGGCTTTTTATGCTGTCTTAAGACGTTCAAATTTGCTGTGTAAACAGTGTTTTGTATGTTGGCCCTAGCAATAATTTTGTCTGTCAGCCTCTAGTCCAGTCTGTTCAGGTCAGCTTTTTGATTTGAAATGAACCCAGAATGATCAGCAACTTAATTGTGTAGGAAAATATTAACCTCCATCCCACCACCTGCAAGAGAACACCACATCAAACAGGCTACATCAGCCTGCAACATCGTAGACCCGTGGTTAAAactctgtgtgtatgtctaaAATAAATTAGTGTAAACAACCGGAATTACCCAAatgtttagatttttgtttgtgtgtgtcaagcATCATCCATGGGAGCTCGTCGGGTGGGCGGGGTTGACCCGGGTGGAGGGGCGGGGCAGTTGACAGGTCAACTTGTCgtcattttgtcttttgtgcCAAGCAGAGTGGAGTCCGATCGAGCAACGGTGTCGCTTCCCTCTTCCCCGGATCCTTTTAAAACTCCCTCCCGAACCTCTCCCCTTCTACCCTTGCCACCCTACCCACCCCCTGAACACACTTCAAGGGACGGTTCAGGTAAGTCCTGTACACATATGGCTTTCACCCCCTCTTTGCTTTCCATTTAGAGTGAAGGACAGGGATAACACGGTGTGCCTCAGTGCGCTCCTTAGGCCGCGGGATATGACTATTTCCTGGATCATGCGATGCTAACGCTAGCGACCTGGAAAATTACCGAACTGTGTTTAACTTGATGTCCGAGCATGAGCTAGTTGCTAGCAGCTAGTTTTCACGTGTATTTTCTAGATGCGGTGGCTAAATATTCCTTCAGTCTAGTTATTCTTGTAGGTTGTAATTTAGGAAGTTAATGTTACGGTACAAATGTTACGGTGCTAACTTGGCCTTCAAATCTTGCTTGCGTGACCAGCTGTGATGCTCGCTTTAAAATAGGATATGCGATGTTGACGTTCCCCTATGAGCTTTCTGTTGTTACTATCGATGCACACTAGAGATATGGTTACCGTATTATGAAGATGACGTCTTGTTAGGTTGTATTTAGACCATAAAAATATAGCAACAAACTGTGTCGCCACAGCTGTACGATTCCAGGAAATAGACAGAGCCACACGGAGACAGTGGGTCATTGTGCCAACGTGAATGAGTGGACTCGGGCCAGTCTAATGTGAATTTCTGGACTGAAACGTCTCAGTCTTTCGGAGTGACTCGCTGATGTTATTAAAGTACAGTACAAGCATGTCTACGAGATGTTAACTGCCTGCATTACTTCATTTATCTGCACTGACAGCAGCTTTTTAGTAAACAAGGCTTTCTGCTGCCATGCCCTCAGAGTTTCCAGTAACTACATTTGTACCTGATGGTCACATTTTCCACTCTGTTGCAGACATTCAGCCAGTGACCAAAGACGCACTTTGTTGGCCAGTTTAGTGTGTGCATTCAGTTGCAGCAATGGACTCAAGTCTGGTCGAAGGAGGACTTAATGTCACCTTAACCATCCGGCTACTCATGCATGGGAAGGTGAGTGTGGTTGTATGTAATGTGCGATAAGAAGTTTAAAACCTGAAGTCACTCCTCTGTTTAATTTGAGCAACCTCTGCTGTAATCAgagtaaaatgaaaacaacttcCTCCTCTGCCAGTGACCATGAAGAATGTGTTTATCGTTTTAACACGCATTTTTGTTCTCTTCCGTAGGAGGTTGGAAGCATCATTGGCAAGGTAAGTTGTTTTAACTGCCAGAATGATGCTATCTACATCTTGCCCCTTGGTGTGTTTTGTAAATATTGTGTATTCTTTACAGAAAGGAGAGTCGGTTAAGAAGATGAGAGAGGaggtaagattttttttttgcggGTAAACAAGAAGACACATGTGCATAatttcagtgactctgactcATGCGTCTTGTGATAAATGCTGTGACTGATTTGAGATTTCCTGTTTTGTTCCCTTGTCTGAGCAGAGTGGCGCCCGCATCAACATCTCAGAGGGGAACTGTCCGGAGAGGATCATAACCCTTGCGGGACCGACCACCTCCATTTTTAAAGCCTTCTCCATGATCATTGAGAAACTGGAGGAGGTTAGATTTGCCCACTACATCTTAAATCAGACATGTTGTATTGAATTGACACTAAAATTGTTCCtcttgtccccccccccccaggacATCAGCACCTCAATGACCAACAGTACGGCCACCAGCAAACCACCGGTCACAATGCGCCTTGTTGTGCCTGCCAGCCAGTGTGGCTCACTCATTGGCAAGGGTGGTTGCAAGATCAAGGAAATCAGAGAGGTTTGTCgtcatctctttttttgttcttttgattttttttccctctctgtagAGTTTGGATCTGAACCCCAACGCGTCCTAACTCTTGTTGTTTGTGGGCGTGTCTTCGCAGTCAGCAGGAGCTCAGGTACAAGTAGCAGGGGACATGTTGCCCAACTCAACAGAGCGTGCCATCACCGTTGCAGGGACCCCACAGTCCATTATTGAGTGTGTCAAGCAGATCTGTGTCGTCATGCTTGAGGTACATACACGGTTCATTGCAATACTGTTTTTACTCTTTTGGAAATTTCTGATGACTGTTATTGATACTCTAGGTGGTTTATTCATTTCTGTGTTGCATCGATAGTTAATGtggatgtttctgttttcttagTCTCCACCAAAGGGAGTGACCATCCCGTACAGACCCAAACCCTCAGGCTCTCCTGTCATCTTTGCGGGTGGTCAGGtaaacaacaaattaatttttttgtttcttccagTAGATTTGTCACTGGTAGTCCACGATGTCCTTATTCCCACACTGTACTGACTCAAGCCCGGCCAAAAGAATTTAATTACGCACAGGTTATCATTCCAGTTTC
It encodes:
- the LOC123975466 gene encoding poly(rC)-binding protein 2-like isoform X1 — translated: MDSSLVEGGLNVTLTIRLLMHGKEVGSIIGKKGESVKKMREESGARINISEGNCPERIITLAGPTTSIFKAFSMIIEKLEEDISTSMTNSTATSKPPVTMRLVVPASQCGSLIGKGGCKIKEIRESAGAQVQVAGDMLPNSTERAITVAGTPQSIIECVKQICVVMLESPPKGVTIPYRPKPSGSPVIFAGGQAYAVQGQHAIPQSDVSEGPSLTKLHQLAMQQSPFPIAHSNQGFQAGMDASAQTGSHELTIPNDLIGCIIGRQGAKINDIRQMSGAQIKIANPVEGSTDRQVTITGSHASISLAEYLINARLSSEATGLAAN
- the LOC123975466 gene encoding poly(rC)-binding protein 2-like isoform X2 gives rise to the protein MDSSLVEGGLNVTLTIRLLMHGKEVGSIIGKKGESVKKMREESGARINISEGNCPERIITLAGPTTSIFKAFSMIIEKLEEDISTSMTNSTATSKPPVTMRLVVPASQCGSLIGKGGCKIKEIRESAGAQVQVAGDMLPNSTERAITVAGTPQSIIECVKQICVVMLESPPKGVTIPYRPKPSGSPVIFAGGQAYAVQGQHAIPQSDLTKLHQLAMQQSPFPIAHSNQGFQAGMDASAQTGSHELTIPNDLIGCIIGRQGAKINDIRQMSGAQIKIANPVEGSTDRQVTITGSHASISLAEYLINARLSSEATGLAAN